A part of Kryptolebias marmoratus isolate JLee-2015 linkage group LG8, ASM164957v2, whole genome shotgun sequence genomic DNA contains:
- the LOC108247626 gene encoding tubulin alpha-1B chain, which produces MRECISIHVGQAGVQIGNACWELYCLEHGIQPDGQMPSDKTIGGGDDSFNTFFSETGAGKHVPRAVFVDLEPTVIDEVRSGTYRQLFHPEQLITGKEDAANNYARGHYTIGKEIIDLVLDRIRKLADQCTGLQGFLVFHSFGGGTGSGFTSLLMERLSVDYGKKSKLEFSIYPAPQVSTAVVEPYNSILTTHTTLEHSDCAFMVDNEAIYDICRRNLDIERPTYTNLNRLISQIVSSITASLRFDGALNVDLTEFQTNLVPYPRIHFPLATYAPVISAEKAYHEQLSVAEITNACFEPANQMVKCDPRHGKYMACCLLYRGDVVPKDVNAAIATIKTKRSIQFVDWCPTGFKVGINYQPPTVVPGGDLAKVQRAVCMLSNTTAIAEAWARLDHKFDLMYAKRAFVHWYVGEGMEEGEFSEAREDMAALEKDYEEVGVDSIEGEGEEEGEEY; this is translated from the exons ATG CGTGAGTGTATCTCCATCCATGTTGGTCAGGCTGGCGTCCAGATTGGCAACGCCTGCTGGGAGCTGTACTGCCTGGAACATGGGATCCAGCCGGATGGACAGATGCCCAGTGACAAGACCATCGGAGGAGGAGACGATTCCTTCAACACCTTCTTCAGTGAGACTGGAGCAGGGAAGCACGTCCCCAGAGCTGTGTTTGTGGACCTGGAGCCCACTGTCATTG ATGAGGTGCGCTCTGGGACCTACCGTCAGCTGTTCCACCCTGAGCAGCTGATCACTGGTAAGGAAGATGCTGCCAACAACTACGCCCGTGGACACTACACCATTGGGAAAGAGATCATTGACCTGGTTCTGGACAGGATCCGCAAACTG GCCGACCAGTGCACCGGTCTTCAGGGCTTCCTGGTCTTCCACAGCTTTGGTGGAGGTACTGGTTCTGGTTTCACCTCCCTGCTGATGGAACGCCTGTCTGTGGACTACGGCAAGAAGTCCAAGCTGGAGTTCTCCATCTACCCAGCTCCCCAGGTGTCCACTGCAGTGGTGGAGCCCTACAACTCCATCCTGACCACCCACACCACCCTGGAGCACTCTGACTGTGCCTTCATGGTGGACAACGAGGCCATCTATGACATCTGTCGTAGAAACCTCGACATTGAGCGCCCCACCTACACCAATCTGAACAGGCTCATCAGCCAGATCGTGTCCTCCATCACTGCTTCTCTGCGTTTCGATGGCGCCCTGAATGTTGATCTGACGGAGTTCCAGACCAACTTGGTGCCATATCCCCGTATCCACTTCCCTCTGGCCACCTACGCCCCAGTCATCTCAGCTGAGAAGGCTTACCACGAGCAGCTCTCAGTGGCTGAGATCACAAACGCCTGCTTCGAGCCGGCCAATCAGATGGTGAAATGCGACCCACGCCACGGTAAATACATGGCCTGCTGCCTGCTGTACCGTGGCGATGTGGTGCCCAAAGATGTCAACGCTGCCATCGCCACCATCAAAACCAAACGCTCCATCCAGTTTGTGGACTGGTGTCCCACCGGTTTCAAGGTTGGCATCAACTACCAGCCGCCCACCGTGGTCCCTGGTGGAGACCTGGCCAAGGTCCAGAGGGCCGTGTGCATGCTGAGCAACACCACCGCCATTGCAGAGGCCTGGGCTCGACTCGACCACAAGTTTGACCTGATGTACGCCAAGAGGGCCTTCGTCCACTGGTACGTAGGAGAGGGAATGGAGGAGGGGGAGTTCTCCGAGGCCAGGGAGGACATGGCAGCTCTGGAGAAGGATTATGAAGAGGTTGGAGTCGACTCCATCGAGGgcgagggagaggaggaaggagaagagtactaa
- the tuba1c gene encoding tubulin alpha-1C chain, with translation MRECISIHVGQAGVQIGNACWELYCLEHGIQPDGQMPSDKTLGGGDDSFNTFFSETGAGKHVPRAVFVDLEPTVIDEVRTGTYRQLFHPEQLITGKEDAANNYARGHYTIGKEIIDLVLDRIRKLADQCTGLQGFLVFHSFGGGTGSGFTSLLMERLSVDYGKKSKLEFSIYPAPQVSTAVVEPYNSILTTHTTLEHSDCAFMVDNEAIYDICRRNLDIERPTYTNLNRLISQIVSSITASLRFDGALNVDLTEFQTNLVPYPRIHFPLATYAPVISAEKAYHEQLSVAEITNACFEPANQMVKCDPRHGKYMACCLLFRGDVVPKDVNAAIATIKTKRTIQFVDWCPTGFKVGINYQPPTVVPGGDLAKVQRAVCMLSNTTAIAEAWARLDHKFDLMYAKRAFVHWYVGEGMEEGEFSEAREDMAALEKDYEEVGVDSIEGEGEEEGEEY, from the exons ATG CGTGAGTGTATCTCCATCCACGTTGGTCAGGCTGGCGTCCAGATTGGCAACGCCTGCTGGGAGCTGTACTGCCTGGAACATGGGATCCAGCCGGACGGACAGATGCCCAGTGACAAGACTCTTGGAGGAGGAGACGATTCTTTCAACACCTTCTTCAGTGAGACTGGAGCAGGGAAGCACGTCCCCAGAGCTGTGTTTGTGGACCTGGAGCCCACTGTCATTG ATGAGGTGCGCACCGGGACCTACCGTCAGCTGTTCCACCCTGAACAGCTAATCACTGGTAAGGAGGATGCTGCCAACAACTACGCCCGTGGACACTACACCATTGGGAAAGAGATCATTGACCTGGTTCTGGACAGGATCCGCAAATTG GCCGACCAGTGCACCGGTCTTCAGGGCTTCCTGGTCTTCCACAGCTTTGGTGGAGGTACTGGTTCTGGTTTCACCTCCCTGCTGATGGAACGCCTGTCTGTGGACTACGGCAAGAAGTCCAAGCTGGAGTTCTCCATCTACCCAGCTCCCCAGGTGTCCACTGCAGTGGTGGAGCCCTACAACTCCATCCTGACCACCCACACCACCCTGGAGCACTCTGACTGTGCCTTCATGGTGGACAACGAGGCCATCTATGACATCTGTCGTAGAAACCTCGACATTGAGCGCCCCACCTACACCAATCTGAACAGGCTCATCAGCCAGATCGTGTCCTCCATCACTGCTTCTCTGCGTTTCGATGGCGCCCTGAATGTTGATCTGACGGAGTTCCAGACCAACTTGGTGCCATATCCCCGTATCCACTTCCCTCTGGCCACCTACGCCCCAGTCATCTCAGCTGAGAAGGCTTACCACGAGCAGCTCTCAGTGGCTGAGATCACAAACGCCTGCTTCGAGCCGGCCAATCAGATGGTGAAATGCGACCCACGCCACGGTAAATACATGGCCTGCTGCCTGCTGTTCCGTGGTGATGTGGTGCCCAAAGATGTCAACGCTGCCATCGCCACCATCAAAACCAAACGCACCATCCAGTTTGTGGACTGGTGTCCCACCGGTTTCAAGGTTGGCATCAACTACCAGCCGCCCACCGTGGTCCCTGGTGGAGACCTGGCCAAGGTCCAGAGGGCCGTGTGCATGCTGAGCAACACCACCGCCATTGCAGAGGCCTGGGCTCGACTCGACCACAAGTTTGACCTGATGTACGCCAAGAGGGCCTTCGTCCACTGGTACGTAGGAGAGGGAATGGAGGAGGGGGAGTTCTCCGAGGCCAGGGAGGACATGGCAGCTCTGGAGAAGGATTATGAAGAGGTTGGAGTCGACTCCATCGAGGgcgagggagaggaggaaggagaagagTACTAA